One Pocillopora verrucosa isolate sample1 chromosome 10, ASM3666991v2, whole genome shotgun sequence genomic window carries:
- the LOC136283668 gene encoding LOW QUALITY PROTEIN: zinc finger protein 850-like (The sequence of the model RefSeq protein was modified relative to this genomic sequence to represent the inferred CDS: substituted 1 base at 1 genomic stop codon) — MSTSGKKPYQCKTCDQCFVKKGNLQRHERSHTRGKPYQCKTCDKCFHRQRYLEVHERSHTGEKPYQCKSCDKWFSDKRNLHRHERSHTGERPYQCKTCDKGFAQKRDLTVHERSHTGDKPYQCKSCDKWFSDKRNLHRHERPHTGEKPYQCKTCDKWFTQKETLKAHMRSHTGEKPYQCKTCDKWFTQKETLKAYMRSHTGEKPYQCKTCDKCFARKGALTVHERFHTGEKPYQCKTCDKWFAQKSHLTVHERSHTGERPYQCKTCDKGFAQKGDLTVHERSHTGEKPYQCKSCEKWFTYRRNLYRHERSHTGERPYQCKTCDKGFARKGDLTVHERSHTGEKPYQCKTCDKWFAQKSHLTVHERSHTGERPYQCKTCDKGFAQKGDLTVHERSHTGEKPYQCKSCEKWFTYRRNLYRHERSHTGERPYQCKTCDKGFARKGDLTVHERSHTGEKPYQCKSCDKWFSHKGNLHRHERFHTGEKPYQCKTCDKWFAQKSHLTVHERSHTGERPYQCKTCDKGFAQKGDLHRHERSHTGEKPYQCKSCDKWFTDRRNLHRHERSHTGERPYQCKTCDKGFARKGDLTVHERSHTGEKPYQCKSCDKWFTQKGALQRHEKLHSGQQPYSSDYDETFTCWICQEELSSASQLINHYEEHMKKQWTLNINVPFNSLLCKCFYYLNTLHGKKKMSTFGKKPYQCKTCDQCFVKKGNLQRHERSHTRGKPYQCKTCDKCFHRQRDLEVHERSHTGEKPYQCKSCDKWFSDKRNLHRHERSHTGERPYQCKNCDKGFAQKGDLHRHERSHTGERPYQCKTCDKGFAQKRDLTVHERSHTGEKPYQCKSCDKWFSDKRNLHRHERSHTGEKPYQCKTCDKWFTQKETLKAHMRSHTGEKPYKCKSCDKWFSDKRNLHRHERSHTGEKPYQCKTCDKRFTQKETLKAHMRSHTGEKPYQCKTCDNCFARKDALTIHERFHTGEKPYQCKTCDKWFAQKSHLTVHERSHTGERPYQCKTCDRWFAQKSHLTVHERSHTGERPYQCKTCDKGFAQKGDLTVHERSHTGEKPYQCKCCDKGFAQKGDLHRHERSHTVEKPYQCKTRDKGFPQKGDLTVHERSHTGEKPYQCKSCDKWFTYRRNLHRHERSHTGERPYQCKTCDKGFARKGDLTVHERSHTGEKPYQCKSCDKWFTQKRTLQRHEKLHSGQQQPDSSDCNEAFTCWICQEKLSSESXLINHYEEHMKFT; from the exons atgtccactTCTGGGAAAAAGCCATatcagtgcaaaacttgtgaccagtgttttgtaaaaaaaggaaatctacAAAGACATGAGAGATCTCACACTAGAGgaaagccataccagtgcaaaacctGTGACAAGTGCTTTCATAGACAAAGATATCTAGAGGTTCATGagagatcccacactggagagaagccataccagtgtaaaagctgtgacaagtggtttagtgataaaagaaatctacatagacatgaaagatcccacactggagagaggccataccagtgcaaaacttgtgacaaagggTTTGCACAAAAGCGTgatctaacagtacatgaaagatcccacactggagacAAGCCATATCAGTGTAAAagctgtgacaagtggtttagtgataaaagaaatctacatagacatgaaagaccccacactggagagaagccataccagtgtaaGACATGCGATAAGTGGTTTACACAAAAAGAAACTCTAAAAGCACATATGAGATCTCatactggagagaagccataccagtgtaaGACATGTGATAAGTGGTTTACACAAAAAGAAACTCTAAAAGCATATAtgagatcccacactggagagaagccataccagtgcaaaacttgtgacaagtgcTTTGCACGAAAGGGTGctctaacagtacatgaaagattccacactggagagaagccataccagtgcaaaacttgtgacaagtggtttgcACAAAAAAGTCATCTAACAGTACacgaaagatcccacactggagagaggccataccagtgcaaaacttgtgacaaagggtttgcacaaaagggtgatctaacagtacatgaaagatcccacactggagagaagccataccagtgcaaaagcTGTGAGAAGTGGTTTACCTATAGAAGAAATCTATatagacatgaaagatcccacactggagagaggccataccagtgcaaaacttgtgacaaagggTTTGCACGAAAGGGTGATCTAACAGTACacgaaagatcccacactggagagaagccataccagtgcaaaacttgtgacaagtggtttgcACAAAAAAGTCatctaacagtacatgaaagatcccacactggagagaggccataccagtgcaaaacttgtgacaaagggtttgcacaaaagggtgatctaacagtacatgaaagatcccacactggagagaagccataccagtgcaaaagcTGTGAGAAGTGGTTTACCTATAGAAGAAATCTATatagacatgaaagatcccacactggagagaggccataccagtgcaaaacttgtgacaaagggTTTGCACGAAAGGGTGATCTAACAGTACacgaaagatcccacactggagagaagccataccagtgtaaaagctgtgacaagtggtttagtCATAAAGGAAATCTACATAGACATGAAAGAttccacactggagagaagccataccagtgcaaaacttgtgacaagtggtttgcACAAAAAAGTCATCTAACAGTACacgaaagatcccacactggagagaggccataccagtgcaaaacttgtgacaaagggtttgcacaaaagggtgatctacatagacatgaaagatcccacactggagagaagccataccagtgcaaaagctgtgacaagtggtttactGATAGAAGAAATCTAcatagacatgaaagatcccacactggagagaggccataccagtgcaaaacttgtgacaaagggTTTGCACGAAAGGGTgatctaacagtacatgaaagatcccacactggagagaagccataccagtgcaaatcttgtgacaagtggtttactCAGAAGGGAGCACTTCAAAGGCATGAAAAATTGCACTCTGGACAGCAGCCATATTCCTCAGATTacgatgaaacatttacttGCTGGATTTGTCAGGAGGAACTGAGCAGTGCATCCCAGCTCATTAACCATTATGAAGAACACATGAA AAAACAGTGGACCCTGAACATCAATGTTCCTTTCAACTCCTTGCTCTGTAAATGTTTTTACTACTTG AACACTTtgcatggcaaaaaaaaaatgtccactTTTGGGAAAAAGCCATatcagtgcaaaacttgtgaccagtgttttgtaaaaaaaggaaatctacAAAGACATGAGAGATCTCACACTAGAGgaaagccataccagtgcaaaacctGTGACAAGTGCTTTCATAGACAAAGAGATCTAGAGGTTCATGagagatcccacactggagagaagccataccagtgtaaaagctgtgacaagtggtttagtgataaaagaaatctacatagacatgaaagatcccacactggagagaggccataccagtgcaaaaattgtgacaaagggtttgcacaaaagggtgatctacatagacatgaaagatcccacactggagagaggccataccagtgcaaaacttgtgacaaagggTTTGCACAAAAGCGTgatctaacagtacatgaaagatcccacactggagagaagccataccagtgtaaaagctgtgacaagtggtttagtgataaaagaaatctacatagacatgaaagatcccacactggagagaagccataccagtgtaaGACATGCGATAAGTGGTTTACACAAAAAGAAACTCTAAAAGCACATATGAGATCTCATACTGGAGAGAAACCATACAAGTGTAAAagctgtgacaagtggtttagtgataaaagaaatctacatagacatgaaagatctcacactggagagaagccataccagtgtaaGACATGTGACAAGAGGTTTACACAAAAAGAAACTCTAAAAGCACATAtgagatcccacactggagagaagccataccagtgcaaaacttgtgacaactGCTTTGCACGAAAGGATGCTCTAACAATACATGAAAGAttccacactggagagaagccataccagtgcaaaacttgtgacaagtggtttgcACAAAAAAGCCATCTAACAGTACacgaaagatcccacactggagagaggccataccagtgcaaaacttgtgacaggTGGTTTGCACAAAAAAGTCATCTAACAGTACacgaaagatcccacactggagagaggccataccagtgcaaaacttgtgacaaagggtttgcacaaaagggtgatctaacagtacatgaaagatcccacactggagagaagccataccagtgcaaatgctgtgacaaagggtttgcacaaaagggtgatctacatagacatgaaagatcccacactgtagagaagccataccagtgcaaaactcGTGACAAAGGGTTTCCACAAAAGGGTgatctaacagtacatgaaagatcccacactggagagaagccataccagtgcaaaagctgtgacaagtggtttactTATAGAAGAAATCTAcatagacatgaaagatcccacactggagagaggccataccagtgcaaaacttgtgacaaagggTTTGCACGAAAGGGTGATCTAACAGTACacgaaagatcccacactggagagaagccataccagtgtaaaagctgtgacaagtggtttactCAGAAGAGAACACTTCAAAGGCATGAAAAATTGCACTCTGGACAGCAACAGCCAGATTCCTCAGATTGCAATGAAGCATTTACTTGCTGGATTTGTCAGGAAAAACTGAGCAGTGAATCCTAGCTTATTAACCACTATGAAGAACACATGAAGTTCACTTGA
- the LOC136283824 gene encoding LOW QUALITY PROTEIN: zinc finger protein 260-like (The sequence of the model RefSeq protein was modified relative to this genomic sequence to represent the inferred CDS: inserted 2 bases in 1 codon; deleted 3 bases in 2 codons; substituted 1 base at 1 genomic stop codon): MSSTDKVQKKWKITKFCTESTKRVGNCCVEKAFKCKTCEKSFAQKKGHLQVHERCYTGEKLYQCKTCDTYLTLKGDLLVHERSRSGKSPYQCKSCDKWFXKANLQAYERFHIGEKKYKCKSCDKWFSLKGTLQKHERYLARERPYHCKHVISGFLEKRDIQVHVRFHTGEKPYQCKICENAFTQKRGIQTHERSHTAEKPYXCKTCDKWFTQKGNLQRPERSHTGEEPCHCN, encoded by the exons atgtcaaGTACTGACAAGGTacaaaagaaatggaaaatcacTAAATTCTGTACAGAATCTACAAAACGCGTGGGGAACTGTTGTGTGGAAAAGGCATTTAAATGCAAAACTTGTGAGAAGTCTTTTGCACAAAAA AAGGGACATCTACAAGTACATGAAAGATGCTACACTGGAGAGAAGCtataccagtgcaaaacttgtgataCGTATCTTACACTAAAGGGAGATCTGCTAGTACATGAGAGATCTCGCTCTGGAAAGAGcccataccagtgcaaaagttgtgacaagtggtt aaaGGCAAATCTACAGGCATATGAAAGATTTCACATCGGAGAGAAGAAATACAAGTGCAAAAGTTGTGACAAGTGGTTTTCTCTAAAAGGGACTCTACAAAAACATGAAAGATACCTCGCTAGAGAAAGGCCGTATCACTGCAAACATGTGATAAGTGGTTTCCTTGAAAAAAGAGATATACAAGTACATGTGAGATTCCACAcaggagagaagccataccagtgcaaaatttgtgaaaat gcttttactCAGAAAAGAGGTATTCAAACCCATGAAAGATCTCATACAGCAGAGAAGCCATACTAGTGCAAAAcatgtgacaagtggtttacgCAAAAGGGAAATTTACAAAGACctgaaagatcccacactggagaggAGCCATGCCATTGCAATTAA
- the LOC131771738 gene encoding LOW QUALITY PROTEIN: zinc finger protein ZFP2-like (The sequence of the model RefSeq protein was modified relative to this genomic sequence to represent the inferred CDS: inserted 2 bases in 1 codon): MAKRKTSTAGEKPYQCKTCYQCFAKKGNLQRHERSHTSGKPYQCKACDKCFHRQGDLEVHERSHTGEKPTHRKTCDKWYNKSGSLQIHKRIHTGVKPYKCKSCDKWFTRKGNLQVHERSHTGEKPYHCKTCDKWFAQKGHLTVHERCHTGEKPYQCKTCDKWFSQKETLKAHMRSHTGEKPYQCKTCNKRFSQKGNLQVHQRSHTGEKPYHCKSCDKWFSHKTTLRVHERSHTGERPYQCKACDKWFTQKGTLQRHEKLHSGQQPFSSDYDETFTCWICQEELSSASQLVNHYDEHMKLPXDFIVDKSI, encoded by the exons ATGGCCAAAAGAAAAACGTCCACTGCTGGAGAAAAGCCATATCAGTGCAAAACTTGTTACCagtgttttgcaaaaaaaggaaatctacAAAGACATGAGAGATCTCACACTAGTGGAAAGCCTTACCAGTGCAAAGCCTGTGACAAGTGCTTTCATAGACAAGGAGATCTAGAAGTCCATGAGAGGTCgcacactggagagaagccaaCCCACcgcaaaacttgtgacaagtggtATAATAAAAGTGGAAGTCTACAAATTCATAAAAGAATTCACACTGGAGTAAAGCCTTACAAGTGTAAATCATGCGACAAATGGTTTACTCGGAAAGGAAATCTGcaagtacatgaaagatcccacactggagagaagccataccattgcaaaacttgtgacaagtggtttgcTCAAAAGGGTCatctaacagtacatgaaagatgccacactggagagaagccataccagtgcaaaacatgtGACAAGTGGTTTTCACAAAAAGAAACTCTAAAAGCACATATGAGATCTCatactggagagaagccataccagtgcaaaacgTGTAATAAGCGGTTTTCTCAGAAAGGAAATCTACAAGTACATcaaagatcccacactggagagaagccataccattgcaaaagctgtgacaagtggtttagtCATAAAACAACTCTGAgagtacatgaaagatcccacactggagagagaCCTTACCAGTGCAAAgcttgtgacaagtggtttactCAGAAGGGAACACTACAAAGGCATGAAAAATTGCACTCTGGACAGCAGCCATTTTCTTCAGATTATGATGAAACATTTACTTGCTGGATTTGCCAGGAGGAACTGAGCAGTGCTTCCCAGCTCGTTAACCACTATGATGAACACATGAAGTTGCC TGATTTTATTGTTGATAAGTCTATCTAA